The region GGGCATGGTCACTTTGCTATGAATGACATGTATATTACATCAAAACTAGGAAAACCTTAAAAAGGGTACAAATAATCAAGGCCAATGAGGGGGACATTGTGGCCAGTCAGTAGGACATcaaaggccactgcacaccttacgactgtttgcgatgcgattttggaacaaatcgcattttgctcattttctgaaaatgtgaatggaatatttttaatttcatttgaggttaaaatcaattaaaagaatactaatataaccattttgaaagattgcaagcctttattttggagtaaaggccaaattagtttcaaatcgtagccaatcgtacgactgctatgacgtcattatgactagatattaaatttgcttttctGAGAAGGATGaaagcatagtcacagatttgaacataggtattcatacgatgatttagaacattacacagttaGATATTCAAAGTCTcgatattagcatcaaattctactacattttattctgaaatcgggtcgcagaccaatcgtaaggtgtccGGTCGCCTTTATGCAGCAAGAATACCAAAGAAGGTACCACACCCAAGCATATGCACAATTTGTCTGGATTTTAATGTGTTGTAATTTGTGCACGAGGGGCTCTTGTtggaattgaaataaattgtttaAGGGGTCAACCCAAGTGATATGGGGATTATAGTTTTTCAGTTTGTATTTCTTCAGATCTAAACCTCTATTGAACTGTAGAGATTTGTTTCttattgctttatatttttctttataacaGGATGGTCATGAGATTTGTTTTGTTGGTGATGAAGCTTTCAGGGAATTATCTCAAGTTGATCCCAAGGCTGACGGCTTATTAGATGAGGTAATGATTTTGCTTGTCTCTTTAGGtgtcccctcccccacccccacccccataaGAAAACATAGTAACTGAGTTACCATTGTTTCATATGGAACTCAGCCCTAAATTTGgaatattttagaaaaataaaaagttggaCTGAGAGTATAGCTTTTACAGCTTATGAAATGAGGTACCATTTTAAATTGCGATTtcaagttaataataataataataaacagttcttgtatagcgcatataacaattatgaataatgtctctatgtgcttccaaaggacttggatattattaccccagctgtagcttggctgccgtaattactatgattacagcgcacacgcatttcaaggaataaattcctgccaggtacccattcacctcacctgggttgagtgcagcacaatgtggataaatttcttgctgaaggaaattgcgccatggctgggattcgaacccacaaccccctgtttcaaagtccggagactaatccactgggccacaacgctccacttttTCCCCCCTTTCCAAATGTAATTGAGTGACTAATACTTCATACAAATCTCAATCATCAAAGTGAGCTTTAGATTTGCTCTAAATCAAAATTAGGGCCGAGTCTTATGACCTTTACAAAGTAACATTCTTCTAGGTGAGAAATGAGTTAATGGCataaacaatatttaatttcatggaaatgaaataaagaatagaattgcattgaattgaaaaaaaagagaatattttGTATCATGACTACATGGATACTATGGTGTCCTTGTATCACCCATAGGTCCAAAATTTCTTTTATCGATCACTTATAGTTTCAATCCTGACATATACAGGAGAGGCACAACACTTTGTAATtggatattttctttcattgttcTCTTTACAGGCTGTTGCTGCAGATAAAAGTGTTGAGTGGTTCGCTAAGAAAGAAGCTAAGCTAGGTAAGCAGTGGACACCTGGATCATAGTGATACTTTAATTTATCAACTCATACTATCATCAGATCTGTAtctctcaaattggcaatgaatTTGCAAGGAAGTAGCCAATCATTAATTGAGTATAAATACTCAATTTGTAAAAAAGCAATTACACttgagaaaaattatgaattcgGTTCTTATGTAAAGTAAAAGAAAACACATgagatttgtttatatatatactcAAACAAAAGCTTTgattaaataaacatttattcaaAGTCGACTCATCATGGCAGTAAGTGATATATAatacatgtttaattttgttttatatttatcatCCGAAAAGTCCATTGCCATGGTTAGATACAATAATATTATGAAATTTAGTAGAAAACTGTTAGGAAGGTTTTCAGATGATAGACAAGACATAAATTTCCTacataaaatgcattaaaaaaggGAAGGAACTTGACAGGCATCGAAACCCTGAAAATGTTGATAGTGGATCCCACATTGCTATTGTGGGATTGCTAAGAAGTGTTCTATTCAGTAGGACAGATGGATATTTCATTCCATCTTTAAATATGCACAAAGCTTTTTACATGAGTATCAGCCAAGCTAGCTAGCATATCAGTGCAGTGAGCGTCTAGTCGGCAATGTAgcccagggccctgtcttacaaagagttgcgattgatccaaccaaccataactatggaaagccagcaacatcaacaccTGAAACGAATGTTcgctcaaaatattttccacttCTGCTgtaaattcattcattgatttcttgaaaattcagagtgcttttctttgttaacaaaggacattgtacttttttttgtggaaaaaattatgacatcaatggatttccatacatttgAGGTTGATCAGATTAATCGtacctctttgtaagacagggccctgagcTTTACGTGTCAGGCCTGCTGGGTGTATGGTATCCTGAGGTATACAGATGAGCATTCCAAAGAAACACACAATTTGGTATTCTATTATGGGTTACTCATATCAAGGGTCTGCAAGGCAAAGCTTGGCAATCACTGTTgaactttttaacaataaacATGTACAATGAATTGTGAAAGTCAAGGGTATTATTAATCGCTAGCCTTGTGTTACGGGACCTTGATCTGTAGAATAGTGCATAAATCTATATGATCACAATGATGGATGACCAAATAcagtactctttatttttttagttgtaTGTTCATATACAGATGATGTGCCTTGAAAAacaatttggaaaaaaagtgaatcTTGAAAGATAATTCTAACTGATAGAAtatgaataattttattttcattttaatttaagataaacaaaacaagtattttttatGATGGAGAGCAAATCATGGATTGTATTCAACAAAATTATtgcgaaaaaaaatatttctttattgatcggaaatgtattttttcaagactgttgtcattttcaatgtttcaaCTTTAGATGAATTGTAATGATGATACGATTTTTCTTCATAGAATAACTAGTTTTTTTGTTAATGATGTATTGATAAATTGATATGTATGCCAAACAATTGGTTATGTAACAGTTgattttgttgcatttttatATTGCTCATGTTTTATACTATTTATTCTGGGTCTGATGATTGATATCATTCTCAAATTAAAAGATATGCATGGTATAAgtatgaataattcatattcCATAGTATTTACCTGTTGTTTATGATGTATTTGGAGGGGGTAGATTTCATGCTTTTATGCAACAAATCTGAGACATTTtgacaatttctttttcatctttggATAATTTAGCATATTATGAGTCTAATTCcatgatctaaaaaaaaaacttatctaTTCATAGAAATATTTATATAGTCTATCAAAACCCTCAACTCTGATCAAAATTCAatatgtgatgatgatgctatTCCATTCACTAATATTCAGTCATAATTTATGGGACCACTGCTATTTATACCAAGCAGGGTAACAGTGTACATGATAATATTATATACAACATCTAACatacataatcatatttttatatttatgtgaATAGATTTCATTAGTCCAATATCATTAGATGATTCAATGTATGTAAGACAGTATGTGTGCAATTGTAAGATATAATTGCGAATCATGGCTTTCAAATGATTAAGCATTTAAGCTAATAAATCAGGATGTCTAAAAGGACGTACAGGACTCATTGTTGTTTTGCAGTTatcatttataaaacaaaattaaatgggCTTGTTCCAGTTTTAGCCATTTATGACAACAAGTTCGGGgcagcatttcatgaaatttactAACATGGTATCTGTGCTATCCAAAAATAACATCTGAATTATCGATAGCTCAACAGCCAATCTGAATCAAGGATTTTTTGGATGGTATCTGTGCCATCCAAAAGTAACATCTGAATTATCAATAGCTCAACAGCCAAAAGTAATCTGAATTATCAATAGCTCAACAGCTAATCAGAATCAGGGATTTCATGGTATTTACCATTGACTGACAAGAAATCTCCCTGATATTAGATACATATGTGAGACAGGTGCCCGAACCACACTCTTATGTCAGTGCAGTATTGCCTAGCAGGGAAGGGCTCCACAACACAGCGTAGCAAGGCTTAGCAATGGATTGAAAATCAAAGTTATGATTAATtgctttgaaattaattttatgaTCAGTCGCTGAACTTTGTGTTGAGACCTAGGATTAGTCTGTTCAGACAATTTATAGAAAcaacctgggggccgtttcataaagttgttcgtaagttaagagcaactttaagaacgactggtaaacctttttacgcgcttaaccattgccaatgaatataccatttaccacaagaaaggatcaccagtcattcttaaagtcactcttaacttacgaacagttttatgaaacacccacctagtattgtttttttatcaatatctttttttccagaGACAAAGATGTTCAGTTGAATTAATTTTTGTCagacataaaaaataatctttcagAACAAaaattctatctatctatctatctgtctgtctgtctgtctgtctgtctctatctatctatctatctagctatctatttatctatctatcacTCTCTCTTTGTCTCTATCCATCTTCTCTCTCACTTTCCATTTATATTTTCTATCACTTAGTCTGGTGTTACTCACAAATGGAATACAGAGCAATTCATCCTATGTTTTTCTttacctttattttgtttatataaacTAATTTTTGTTGCAGTCATTTTTTGAGTACCCTTTTGCTAGCATCCAAAATATTAAGATTCCTTTCCTCAAATTCtcacttgatttgtattgtgtTTTCACTAGAGCCACTGTTCCTTTTGAAATTCTAGCCTATCTTTACAATTCCCATTTGTTGTGACATCTTTTGTTTTCTGCAATGTAATGTTGTTGAACATTTAATATACACTGTAATTCTTGACTCAgttcaagaaaaatataattaattttcaCATTCCCCCATATTCTTTTGTGTTGCTACATGGAAACTTCTGAATATCATCTCATTCAGTTATCAATACAGATTCAACTTTCACCTTTTGCAATtaagaatatcaaataattgCTCTAATTGAATGATATTCTCTTTCATCACATATTCATCACAAATTTCATCATAAAGGTAATTAGCATAAAAGACTCCAGGGCCCAGTTTCAAAATACTTTGCAATTCATTGTACAGTAGGTTTATCCAATCtagtgtatgtatgtatgtaatgGTAATTGCAATTAATTATAAAATGAGCCTTGAGATCAATGTCTATGTGCTTTGTATTTTAGGACCTAGGATGTTATGCAGATCTCATTTTTGCAATGATCCATGATATAACaggtttgttttgtttgtttttcctgATATAAAATCTATCCTTGttgaaagtgaaatattgattattattgcTTAGCAAAAGAAAGGGATCTCTCTGATGAGGGTGACTGATCGATCATAAAATCAGAGCCGGAATGAACATCTCTGATGACATCGGGCGATCCGGGGTCTGTACTCTTAGCCTGCCATCTCCAGTCGTTCTTTGATGAATTGCGCGTCTTCATCTCGCGTCTCTCGATGGTTCGTGTGACTTTAGCTCTTATCTCGTCTGGTGAAAGAGGCTGCGATTCATCCAGGCCGCTGCATGCGATTTGTTCCAGGTCGGCTGGTATTTCACCGTCCTCCCTGTATAATGATGCATAGTTTAGAAAATACAGATCTTTCATCATTcaggaaaaatatgtttcatcaTTCACAAATTATATCTTCctccatttaaaaaatatttcaggaaacatatattttgtcattCAGAAAATTGATGTGTgattattcagaaaaaaatgaatgattttaggAAACGTATAAGgcatttcatatttaattatcATTTGGTAGAATTcgatcaattaaaaatataggTGTCTTCATTCAGAGACTGAATATTTATCTTATCAACAATGTAGATTTATAAATCAAATAGTTTCATAATTTTGGAAATGTTTCATCATTACCTATGAGTCCTATTTATATCAATCATAGAACGTTTTTTATAATTCAGATTATACAGGATATATATAGGCCACGTCGTATATATTTGATCTTATCTAAATACTTGTATCTTTCATTATCTAGAAAATGTatagttaaaaaaaagtgttttgaaAATAAGGATGAATGCTTTGTATAATGTAACTCTAATGGGACATTATCTTTTCTGTAGGGTCTAGCTAtgtaaatttttgttttacagaTATATTCCTGTTGAAAATTTGCCAAGTTTGAGTGATTGTGTACATTCTTTAGCCATTCTTTTTTtatgatgtattttttcatcttcgaaattattatgataatattgttatgattattattaatgttatcatttgtttaatttaattaatttgtttatttatttattcattcatttatttatttatcctccctccctccctcccttccttttattatttatctatattttatcagttgctatttttttttttggggggggggcaaatggtATACCCCCTTCCCATCTGAATTTGCTCTTACCCGACTGGGGGTGGTACGATAGACACGGCAACGGGGGACTTTGGGCGTAGTTTGGCCGTGATGACACTCCCCTGCTGAGCTGCTACCAACTTCTTTGTGGAATTATTCTTCTTTTGCCtctgcaaaaatgaaatttcagtaATAGATAACCCAATGTACGGAAAGgtgaagtccaccccaacaaagtttatttgaatcaaagtatcaaaataaaataaagtgtaaaataataagaaagaaatagtgttgctaaattttatgaaacaatgttAAATTATGCACATCCTAGTCGGTAAGCAAATGAGGGAAACGAaaatgtcatccactcactatctcttatatttcattatatgaaacattttttctcGTTATAATGTAGAACAAAGTcttattcctccatgaacattgTGTATTTCACCTGAATGAAAGGATATACCTCGGTCCTGGGACCTCGGTATGAAATGATTCTAAGCAAGTTGAATATGTCCAGTTACGAAGTAAAATACAATcgtgtttcttttttaatcctGGAATGGATGCATAAAAAACCCGGTAATATCTCACTCGATGTTGATTGAAAGCTTCAACGAGCAGGATATCATTGCAAAGGAACTCAGCCAATCCCAGGTATGTCATCGCGTTCTGATCGTTGATAGAACCTCCGCAGCCAAGCCGGTTCGTCACCGTTGATGAATCGCAGCCAAGTTTGCGGATGAAAGCGACGATGCGACGGAATACGTTGTCGAGATCTTTGCGAAACATCTTGTAGCGGTTCTGAGCCGCATCTGCCGCCAGAGTAGTTTCTGCTACCTTTACCTGGAGGGACCATTGTAACGTCAACTCTTTAACAAGtagaatgcctctggccgtctcacctgcatcacgcggttcaatatagcagcagtgctgactttgaatactactctaactcgcacaagatgttcagtgatacatggttactcttatgtccactttttatgaactagaccaataaacttacagagatatgatggttattcaacaaaaaacccaacatggccaaagttcattgaccttacatgacctttgaccttgatcatgtgacctgaaactcgaacaggatgttcagtgatacttgattactcttatgtacaagtttcatgaatcagatccaaaaactttcaaagttatgatggtaattcaacagatacacccaattcggccaaagttcattaacctttgaccttggtcatgtgacctgaaacgcgcacaggatgttcagtgatacttgattactctaatgtccaagtttaatgaactagaccaataaactttcaaagttatgatggtaattcaacagatacccccgattcgtccaaagttcattgaccctaaatgacctttgaccttaatcatgagacctgaaacttgcaaaaaattttcagtgatgcatgattactattatgtccaagtttcatgaatcagatccataaactttcaaagttatgatgggaattcaacaaatatccccaattcggccaaagttcattgaccctaaatgacctttgaccttggtcatgtgacgtgaaactcatgcaggatgttcagtgatacttgattaaccttacgtccaagtttcatgaactaggtcaatatattttctaagttatgatgttatttcaaaaacttaacctcaggttaagatttcgatgttgattcctccaacatggtctaagttcattgaccctaaatgacctttgaccttggtcatgtgacatgaaactctaataggatgttcagtaatacttgattaaccttatggccaagttttattaactaggtccatatactttctaagttatgacgtcatttcaaaaacttaacctcaggttaagatttgatgttgacgccgccgccgccgtcgccgccgccgtcggaaaagcggcgcctataaagtctcactttgcttcgcaggtgagacaaaaattaataTGTCATTCTATTTATTTggctattgattttttttatcaattgtttttatattttatatcgGTAGTTTTAATAATTGTTGAATGTACAGTGCTGGAAAATGGAAACGGTCTCTCGAGCTAAAATCTGGGTAATAGATGCGCGCCTAGCAATAGATTATTGCTAGAGAAATGCTGcagattatcattattttattattattattgttgttgttgttattatcattatttttattatttttcgtCATTATTACATATTGTGacattataaaacatttttacctCTAAATCCTTCATAATATTGACTCTCTGTCCTTCCAGTTGAATACCCTGGTCAATAAAAATTTTCATGTCTTTTCTTAACGATTGATTCCTGAGCGTGAATGCCTCCACATCGCAATCAAGCTCGCTCTTGTAATTGAAGAGAGCAAAGGCCACGCCCTCTTTCTTGAGGAACTCTCGGACAAGTTGATCGAGGTCGGCCTCGCCGGCGTACACCTTCAGGCGCTCGAAGACAGCTTCATAGCCCTTGATCTCCTCTTGGTGAAGACATGTTTTGCTGCTCTTGGCTATGGAAAATACAGTGGAAAATGTTTACAAAGCATAGGTAGATccaaggggagggggtgggggcacacAGCCGGCCCATGCCCCTCCCTCTTTTGAGAGGCGCAATCAAAATTTGTAACGTAAAAATGCAGTTAAAGtgtgctaccccccccccctttgaatgTGAAGAGCTTTATTTTGGGGGGagcttataattttttttggtggacgaaatacccttaattttttgttaaaacctttttctttgcttgtcgattttttcctcggggaaaatgtgcccctccccctttcgaaaaatccaggggtggtattctgtaactctgtcataacttttgtcataaattttgtcatttctctccgagatgtgacaccgctatgattgtcacaaatcggtattctgaacattgtcttttccctgtcatatctctcaaagttcccgcccatcttttcggaagcaatccaatcgaaatcatcgttagttcccagtgggagcccttctagccaataggaatgcCCCGTGACAGGTAGGGGGTATTCCCAATTATGTTggtggcatcgcgcaactacgcgaatattgatgcgcttaattacaaagagagacagggagctgtgaaggattttagaggagaagtagaaaaataaggaaaacagagaaaaaaaagagaaattaatatgtagggcctaactaattgtagcatgaaaaaataattttaaaaattgtcgtggatgatgagtgaaactaataccacaatctaatctaaatgatatcgttatatgcttgacattcagtcggcagggtatcgggatatttggtactaaaagatatgacaaaat is a window of Lytechinus variegatus isolate NC3 chromosome 2, Lvar_3.0, whole genome shotgun sequence DNA encoding:
- the LOC121408179 gene encoding coiled-coil domain-containing protein 63-like, translated to MNMTSSNKENSTMIDQEDLINAEAELAQLRQRYRIVENDRRAYLDESSKILRKQRKFIETLEKEKAEFQTDMHVIGCPANQRRENSDLHTMQDLIETCEEGDRQISEEMHKLQMLDKKLSDMAEVSLNHLRIQGGWDAEQVRHLTSRKKIRLLEGKLDKRTIAFNKALSTNNELRAKIHQIRRDLGLLTHTYTTVLKKQSNVKNKMNEIIQLSTAAYESREECLARMSTIRERNEKDEMAYNNEVKDLTRLLAHDQRLKDFMNLKTQDRSDLLKAASERTKQKLAKSSKTCLHQEEIKGYEAVFERLKVYAGEADLDQLVREFLKKEGVAFALFNYKSELDCDVEAFTLRNQSLRKDMKIFIDQGIQLEGQRVNIMKDLEVKVAETTLAADAAQNRYKMFRKDLDNVFRRIVAFIRKLGCDSSTVTNRLGCGGSINDQNAMTYLGLAEFLCNDILLVEAFNQHRRQKKNNSTKKLVAAQQGSVITAKLRPKSPVAVSIVPPPVGEDGEIPADLEQIACSGLDESQPLSPDEIRAKVTRTIERREMKTRNSSKNDWRWQAKSTDPGSPDVIRDVHSGSDFMIDQSPSSERSLSFAKQ